A genomic region of Trifolium pratense cultivar HEN17-A07 linkage group LG3, ARS_RC_1.1, whole genome shotgun sequence contains the following coding sequences:
- the LOC123917364 gene encoding tRNase Z TRZ2, chloroplastic, which translates to MIRHSTLQMQIPLTNSPFKPPQIFPFHNPKQFSLQTHIPNSLKGSGYLSEITKAIDYEEQYRVAKSQVNRKGLNLEGYSIEGVSIGGHETCIIIPEFKCAFDIGRCPTRAIHQNFVFITHAHLDHIGGLPMYVGTRGLYNLKPPTVFVPPCIKDDVQKLLDVHETLGQVELNCELVALDVGETYEIRNDLVVRPFKTQHVIPSQGYVVYSIRKKLRKQYSHMNGKQIEKIKKSGVEITDTILSPEVAFTGDTTSDFMLDPLNADALRAKVLITEATFLDDSTSVEHARQHGHTHISELIENAQWIRNKTVLLTHFSSRYNIEDIHQAVAKLQSKLSAKVVPLTEGFKSLYS; encoded by the exons ATGATTCGCCATTCAACTCTCCAAATGCAAATCCCTCTCACCAATTCCCCCTTCAAACCCCCTCAAATTTTCCCATTTCATAACCCAAAACAATTTTCACTCCAAACCCACATCCCCAATTCCCTTAAAGGCTCTGGTTATTTATCAGAAATCACCAAAGCAATTGATTATGAAGAACAGTACCGTGTTGCAAAGTCACAGGTTAATCGTAAAGGTTTGAACTTAGAAGGTTATTCAATTGAAGGGGTTTCAATTGGTGGACATGAAACTTGTATTATTATTCCTGAATTTAAGTGTGCTTTTGATATTGGTAGATGCCCCACAAGAGCTATTCatcagaattttgtttttattactcATGCTCATCTTGATCATATT GGAGGGCTACCAATGTATGTAGGAACCCGTGGTTTATACAATTTGAAACCTCCAACAGTATTTGTACCTCCATGCATCAAAGACGATGTTCAGAAGCTGCTCGATGTCCACGAGACATTAGGCCAAGTTGAACTTAATTGTGAATTGGTTGCTTTGGATGTCG GGGAGACATACGAAATACGGAATGACCTTGTTGTTCGACCATTCAAAACACAACATGTTATACCGAGCCAG GGTTATGTAGTCTACTCAATTAGGAAAAAGCTGAGGAAACAATACAGTCACATGAATGGGAAAcaaattgagaaaataaaaaagtcgGGTGTTGAG ATTACAGACACTATATTATCGCCTGAGGTGGCCTTCACTGGGGATACAACATCGGATTTTATGCTTGATCCACTTAATGCTGATGCATTGAGAGCTAAAGTTCTTATAACTGAG GCAACTTTCCTAGATGATTCAACCAGCGTAGAGCATGCACGCCAACATGGTCATACACATATATCTGAG cttattgaaaatgctcagTGGATTCGCAACAAAACAGTTCTATTGACTCATTTTTCATCAAGATACAATATAGAG GATATTCATCAAGCTGTAGCAAAATTGCAGTCCAAGCTATCAGCAAAAGTGGTTCCTCTTACAGAAGGCTTCAAGTCATTGTACTCTTAG
- the LOC123916428 gene encoding uncharacterized protein LOC123916428 translates to MSFQTHSNNSDEGSKEFSFWNTSPNTIITTSSEKCDCHNTQLGGNETRIFNNHCSRSKDILEGKNELMEMMQDMSESCYELSFQDMVVEQHQVLQSETETESVCSKAQNLRHEKLKKKNKKKKENKSNSRHGKILRVESMDSETFLLKMFFPTSLDWMKKTSKVQNGSKVEQKDKEWRIKRLFTEDKQNTGSSSSSSNDKSRYVDRSTSFSQSCFPFFHDIKSKSKKLGGG, encoded by the exons ATGAGcttccaaacacactctaacaatAGTGATGAAGGAAGCAAGGAATTCAGTTTTTGGAATACTTCACCAAATACCATCATAACAACATCTTCTGAAAAATGTGATTGTCATAATACTCAACTTGGTGGCAATGAAACAAGAATATTCAATAACCATTGTTCAAGGAGTAAAGATATTTTAGAAGGAAAGAATGAACTTATGGAGATGATGCAAGACATGTCTGAGTCTTGCTATGAACTCTCTTTTCAAGACATGGTTGTTGAGCAACATCAAGTGTTGCAATCAGAAACAGAAACAGAATCAGTATGTAGTAAAGCTCAGAATCTTCGACACGAAAagctgaagaagaaaaataagaagaaaaaggaaaacaaaagtAATAGTAGACATGGTAAGATATTGAGAGTTGAAAGCATGGATAGTGAAACTTTTTTACTTAAGATGTTTTTTCCAACTTCTCTTGATTGGATGAAGAAGACTAGTAAAGTACAAAATGGTTCCAAGGTAGAACAAAAAGATAAAGAATGGAGAATCAAAAGATTGTTCACAGAAGATAAACAAAATACCGGTagtagtagcagcagcagcaacgaTAAAAGCAG GTATGTTGATCGCAGCACCTCATTCTCGCAAAGTTGCTTCCCATTCTTTCATGATATAAAAAGCAAATCAAAGAAACTTGGAGGAGGATGA